TACAGGCTTAGCTGGCTTTCTTTCTTGCCCCCCGGGTGGAAGCCAACTCCACTGTTAGGGGGCCAGCCGTGTTTTTCTTTGGTGCCCCTTACCGGCGTGGGGGACACCGCACCTCAGCTTTCGGCGCCCCTCCCCAGCCCCTGAGGGGGGCCGGGGGAGACGTGGCAGCCTAGTTAGGCCGCCAGAGCGTAAGCTTTTTCGCCGCTTATCTTTTTGCCACCGGATTAGCCAGGTGATGGCCCCTGGGCCTGCACCCTTCGGTCCTCTTCCCCTGTCGAACCCCTCGTCCCCGCAGTTTCTATTGTACACCACCGACCCCGAAAATTCAAGGCCTTCCCTTCTCGCCCTTGAAGGCCCTTTCCACCTCCCTCTCCGCCTCCCTCTCCTTCAGGGACTGCCTCTTGTCGTAGAGCTTTTTCCCCCTGGCCAGGCCGACCTCTATCTTGGCCCAGCCCTTCTTGAAGTAGAGCCTGAGGGGGACGAGCGTGTATCCCTTGGCCGAAACCTGGCCCGCCAGAAGGTCTATCTGGTCCCGGTGGAGTAGCAGCTTGCGCGGACGGGTGGGGGGGTGGTTGTAGGGCCCCCCCGCCTCATATGGGGGGATGGTCACCCCTTCCAGCCACATCTCCCCTCCCTCCGGCCGCACATAACCCTCCTTCAGGCTCACCCGCCCCTGGCGGAGGGACTTTATCTCGGTCCCGGTGAGGGCCAGCCCCGCCTCCAGGGTCTCCAGGATGTGGTAGTCGTGGAAGGCCCGGCGGTTGACGGAAACTACCTTTTCCTGGCTCACGGGGCCTTTTCCAGGTATTTCAGGGCCGCCTCCAGGAC
This genomic stretch from Chloroflexota bacterium harbors:
- the smpB gene encoding SsrA-binding protein SmpB, whose amino-acid sequence is MSQEKVVSVNRRAFHDYHILETLEAGLALTGTEIKSLRQGRVSLKEGYVRPEGGEMWLEGVTIPPYEAGGPYNHPPTRPRKLLLHRDQIDLLAGQVSAKGYTLVPLRLYFKKGWAKIEVGLARGKKLYDKRQSLKEREAEREVERAFKGEKGRP